In one window of Meiothermus sp. DNA:
- a CDS encoding DNA polymerase, which translates to MGIHYLFLDMNAYFASVEQQLRPELRGRPVAVAPMLAETTCCIAASYEAKRYGVKTGTLVQDARLLCPGLEVVEARPKEYIRIHHQILRAVDTVLPIEAVLSIDEMVCKLMGREQEPAHALRLGEQVKQAIYRQVGQELRCSVGLGPNRFLAKVAAEMHKPDGLTLLQLSDLPHRLYSLALRDLPGIGPGMEQRLFKHGVTTVEQLYQLSVLQLSQVWGSRVHGFAWWHRLRGADLPETPTRRRSLSHSHVLPPVFRSEAGARAVLTRLVHRAAARLRHEGYWAGSVALFVRFLDGSEKRKWDAHLRIQPSQDTLTLLRVILRLWAQKPEGTPFKVGLALGSLIPEQELGWPLFESDQKLVRLAQAMDKANGKYGPQALYFLGMHRTEQSAVTRIAFSRIPDLELPDI; encoded by the coding sequence ATGGGCATCCACTACCTGTTCCTGGACATGAACGCCTACTTTGCCTCGGTGGAGCAACAGCTCAGGCCCGAGTTACGCGGCAGGCCGGTAGCGGTAGCGCCTATGCTGGCCGAGACCACCTGCTGCATCGCCGCGAGCTACGAGGCCAAGCGCTACGGTGTTAAAACCGGGACGCTGGTACAGGATGCCCGGCTTTTGTGCCCTGGGCTCGAGGTGGTCGAGGCCCGCCCCAAGGAGTACATCCGCATCCATCACCAGATTCTGCGGGCGGTAGATACGGTATTGCCCATCGAAGCCGTGCTCTCGATAGACGAGATGGTCTGCAAACTGATGGGCCGGGAACAGGAGCCCGCTCATGCCCTAAGGCTGGGGGAGCAGGTCAAACAGGCCATCTACCGGCAGGTGGGCCAGGAGCTTCGCTGCTCGGTGGGGTTGGGGCCCAATCGGTTCTTGGCCAAGGTGGCCGCCGAGATGCACAAACCCGACGGCCTGACCCTTTTGCAGCTCTCCGACCTGCCCCACCGGCTGTATTCGCTGGCCCTGCGCGACCTACCCGGGATTGGCCCTGGCATGGAGCAGCGCCTGTTCAAGCACGGCGTGACCACGGTGGAGCAGCTCTACCAGCTATCCGTGCTACAGCTTTCGCAGGTCTGGGGCAGCCGGGTACACGGCTTTGCCTGGTGGCACCGCCTGCGGGGGGCCGACCTGCCCGAAACCCCCACCAGGCGGCGCAGCCTGAGCCATTCTCACGTGCTGCCGCCGGTGTTTCGCAGCGAGGCCGGGGCCCGGGCCGTGCTCACCCGGCTGGTGCACCGCGCAGCGGCCCGTCTGCGCCACGAGGGCTACTGGGCCGGTTCGGTGGCCCTGTTCGTGCGCTTTCTGGACGGCAGTGAAAAGCGAAAATGGGATGCTCACCTGCGCATCCAGCCCAGCCAGGACACCCTGACCCTACTGCGCGTGATCCTGCGGCTCTGGGCGCAAAAGCCCGAGGGCACCCCCTTCAAGGTAGGCCTGGCCCTGGGCAGCCTGATTCCCGAGCAGGAGCTGGGCTGGCCGCTCTTTGAGTCCGACCAGAAACTGGTGCGGCTGGCCCAGGCTATGGACAAAGCCAACGGCAAGTACGGCCCCCAGGCCCTGTACTTTTTGGGTATGCACCGCACCGAGCAAAGTGCTGTCACCCGGATTGCCTTTAGCCGCATTCCCGACCTCGAGCTACCCGATATTTAG
- the dnaX gene encoding DNA polymerase III subunit gamma/tau: MSALYRQARPTTFDEMVGQEHVKEVLLNALRQGKLAQAYLFSGPRGVGKTSSARLIAQAVNCSSDPKPCGVCEGCRLVREGRHPDVLEIDAASNNSVEDVRDLRERILLAPILGQHKVVILDEAHMMSKSAFNALLKTLEEPPPHVIFIFATTEPERMPPTILSRTQHFRFRRLSEAEIVEKLQRILASLGREAEPPALQLVARLADGAMRDAESLLDRLLTLEGPLTLQQTEEALGLPPQEALFAVAEALDKGQIRQALEQAQHLYTQGFAARTLAQGLLEALRAGLYGRMGLGTGPHLNQPEERIVAAMTALDEAMERLLKRSDALSLELAILSAYQALHAAPVAYAVPAASPAIPDFDPRPKKVEGRGPRVEGQERSSIPPSALASSVADLASEWRRVMGALKITIRGFVREAEPRFEEDRVVLLFPEQKSFHHQGAQKHLGEIQKAVREVLGIEQVELQLGKKKLTDEPLARAFSPGKPIPPAATGQVEPAVPPAEPTPAPEHPQPLPTENLPIPPGSSAAPVEPAPADTPWEEPNPSLLHPPVAGPPEPAPWNPEASLDQTPPEEASDDTEAKPANEASLLEDPRFQKLVQLFGGRLRKFYPEAPREAALEAASTDLEEEPD, from the coding sequence GTGAGCGCCCTCTACCGCCAGGCCCGCCCCACCACCTTCGACGAGATGGTGGGCCAGGAGCACGTGAAAGAAGTACTGCTGAACGCACTTCGGCAGGGCAAGCTGGCGCAGGCGTATCTGTTCTCGGGGCCGCGGGGGGTGGGCAAAACCAGCAGCGCCCGCCTGATTGCCCAGGCAGTCAACTGTTCGTCCGACCCCAAGCCCTGTGGGGTCTGCGAGGGTTGCCGTCTGGTGCGGGAGGGGCGGCACCCGGATGTGCTGGAAATTGACGCCGCTTCGAATAACTCGGTGGAAGACGTACGCGACCTGCGCGAGCGCATTCTGCTGGCCCCCATCCTGGGGCAGCACAAGGTGGTGATCCTCGACGAGGCCCACATGATGTCCAAAAGCGCCTTCAATGCGCTTTTGAAGACGCTCGAGGAACCCCCTCCGCATGTGATCTTCATCTTTGCCACCACCGAGCCCGAGCGGATGCCCCCCACCATCCTCTCGCGCACCCAGCACTTCCGCTTCCGGCGGCTTTCCGAGGCCGAAATTGTCGAGAAGCTGCAGCGCATCCTGGCCAGTTTAGGCCGCGAGGCGGAACCCCCCGCCCTGCAACTCGTCGCCCGGCTGGCCGACGGGGCCATGCGCGATGCCGAGAGCCTGCTGGATAGGCTTCTGACCCTCGAGGGCCCCCTCACCCTGCAACAGACCGAAGAGGCCCTGGGGCTGCCCCCGCAAGAGGCCCTGTTTGCTGTGGCCGAGGCCCTGGACAAAGGGCAGATCCGGCAGGCGCTGGAACAAGCCCAGCACCTCTACACCCAGGGGTTCGCAGCGCGTACCCTGGCCCAGGGGCTATTGGAGGCCTTACGGGCCGGACTGTACGGGCGCATGGGGCTGGGCACTGGCCCCCACCTGAACCAGCCCGAGGAGCGCATAGTGGCCGCCATGACCGCCCTGGACGAAGCCATGGAGCGCCTCCTCAAGCGCTCCGATGCGCTTTCGCTGGAGCTGGCCATCCTGAGCGCCTACCAGGCCCTCCATGCAGCCCCCGTCGCCTACGCCGTGCCTGCTGCCAGCCCGGCCATTCCCGATTTCGACCCCAGGCCCAAGAAGGTAGAGGGTCGAGGGCCAAGGGTCGAGGGCCAGGAAAGGAGTTCCATACCCCCCAGCGCCCTTGCATCGAGCGTGGCCGACCTGGCCTCGGAGTGGCGGCGGGTTATGGGGGCGCTCAAGATAACCATCCGGGGCTTCGTGCGCGAGGCCGAACCCCGCTTTGAGGAAGACAGGGTGGTGTTGTTGTTTCCGGAGCAAAAAAGCTTCCACCACCAGGGGGCGCAGAAGCACCTGGGTGAAATCCAGAAGGCGGTGCGGGAAGTGCTGGGCATAGAGCAGGTCGAGCTGCAGCTGGGGAAAAAAAAACTAACGGATGAGCCTCTGGCCCGTGCCTTCTCGCCAGGCAAGCCCATCCCACCGGCGGCCACCGGCCAAGTAGAGCCCGCTGTACCGCCAGCCGAACCTACCCCTGCTCCAGAACACCCACAACCACTACCCACTGAAAACCTTCCCATACCCCCGGGGAGCAGCGCTGCCCCTGTCGAGCCTGCCCCTGCCGACACACCCTGGGAAGAACCCAATCCATCGCTGCTGCACCCCCCGGTGGCCGGGCCACCCGAACCAGCGCCCTGGAACCCCGAAGCCTCGCTGGATCAAACCCCTCCCGAAGAGGCGTCGGATGATACCGAGGCCAAGCCCGCCAACGAGGCCAGTCTGTTAGAAGACCCGCGTTTTCAAAAACTGGTACAGCTGTTCGGCGGAAGGCTGCGCAAGTTTTACCCCGAGGCCCCGCGCGAAGCCGCCCTCGAGGCCGCTTCAACCGACCTCGAGGAAGAGCCCGACTAG
- a CDS encoding metal-sensitive transcriptional regulator, with protein sequence MNTTDLNGETVDSILKRLRRIEGQVRGLQKMVEEGRPCEDVLTQMTATKKAMESASTLILQEFLTLCATDIAKGDSQKPAQIAAMLRKFAG encoded by the coding sequence ATGAACACCACCGATCTCAACGGGGAAACCGTGGACAGTATCCTCAAGCGCCTGCGCCGCATCGAAGGGCAGGTGCGGGGTTTGCAGAAAATGGTGGAAGAGGGCCGCCCCTGCGAGGATGTGCTCACCCAGATGACCGCTACCAAGAAAGCCATGGAGTCGGCCTCTACCCTGATCCTTCAGGAATTCCTGACCCTGTGCGCCACCGACATTGCCAAAGGCGACAGCCAGAAACCCGCCCAGATTGCAGCGATGCTGCGCAAGTTTGCCGGGTAA
- a CDS encoding LacI family DNA-binding transcriptional regulator: MATPRTNPDIRRVAAEAGVSIATVSRVLNNPDRVSPQTRERVLEIATRLGYQPNPNGKRLRKGRAETIGLVIPSPQGRFADSFFLELLAGLGEGLLGAGLDLLVATCPPGAEELTVYRRLVEGKRVDGLVVARTRRYDERIAYLLEQNIPFVSHGRSDLITTPYPYLDVDGQQGFYMATAHLLHLGHREIAFIGAPHELNFAAHRLAGYRQAMAEANLPLRLEWLLEGDLSENSGYQLAQSLLEPPRLPTAILCANDLMAIGVLRALRERGLQAGREVSVIGYDDIPQAQYTDPPLSTVHQPFRDTGKRLVEMLLARLAGVPVAALQEVWVPELVLRGSDGPPPT, encoded by the coding sequence ATGGCTACTCCTCGCACCAATCCCGATATCCGCCGCGTGGCAGCGGAGGCCGGGGTCTCTATTGCCACGGTCTCGAGGGTGCTCAACAACCCCGACCGCGTCAGCCCCCAAACCCGCGAGCGGGTGCTCGAGATTGCCACCCGCCTGGGGTATCAGCCCAATCCCAACGGCAAGCGCCTGCGCAAAGGACGGGCCGAGACCATCGGCCTGGTGATTCCCTCCCCCCAGGGCCGCTTTGCCGATTCATTTTTTCTGGAGCTGCTGGCCGGGCTGGGGGAAGGGCTCTTGGGCGCCGGTCTGGATTTGCTGGTAGCCACCTGCCCGCCGGGTGCGGAGGAGCTGACCGTCTACCGGCGGTTGGTGGAAGGCAAGCGGGTCGACGGTCTGGTTGTGGCCCGCACCCGCCGCTACGACGAACGCATTGCGTACCTACTCGAGCAAAACATCCCTTTCGTGTCGCACGGACGCAGCGACCTCATCACCACCCCTTACCCCTACCTGGATGTGGATGGGCAGCAGGGTTTTTATATGGCCACAGCGCATCTGCTGCACCTGGGCCACCGTGAGATTGCCTTTATCGGGGCACCCCACGAACTCAACTTTGCCGCTCACCGTCTGGCCGGCTATCGGCAAGCCATGGCCGAGGCCAACCTCCCCCTCCGGCTCGAGTGGCTGCTCGAAGGCGACCTCAGCGAGAACAGCGGGTATCAGTTGGCCCAAAGTTTGCTGGAACCGCCCAGGCTCCCCACGGCCATCCTTTGCGCCAACGACCTCATGGCCATTGGGGTTCTGCGGGCTCTGCGCGAACGAGGCCTGCAGGCTGGCCGGGAGGTCTCGGTCATTGGCTACGACGATATCCCCCAGGCCCAGTACACCGACCCGCCGCTTTCAACCGTACACCAGCCCTTCCGCGATACCGGCAAGCGGCTGGTGGAGATGTTGCTGGCCCGGCTGGCCGGGGTGCCGGTTGCAGCCTTGCAGGAGGTCTGGGTTCCCGAGTTGGTGTTGCGGGGGTCGGATGGTCCCCCGCCGACCTAG
- a CDS encoding ABC transporter substrate-binding protein → MKKSRWLWLGLLSTLLVLSGVLAQQTASLLFVSTQFTPIEEAQRMRQVILKDFQGRVEFIPEDNAPFTSRILSEVRAGRVNVGLAGGLHGDFPPLVAAGALDPVDDVLTQLKDRRFSQSFVNLGKMGTGNQLYIPWMQATYIMVANRQALQYLPAGANVNTLTYTQLKAWAANIQRATGRRMLGFPAGPRGLMHRFTQGYLYPSYTKSAVTKFRSDEAESMWLEFKSLWQHVNPQSTSYDFMQEPLLAGEVWIAWDHIARLRDALNQKPGDFVAFPAPIGPYGRGFMPVLAGLAIPKGSPSRAAAVAAIEYLTRPEVQITTLVQNGFFPVIQVRLPDNLPQGIRMGADAIARQAQSNVALPSLLPVGLGARGGEYNKVFQDTFARIVLRNEDVRRVLDSEAANLRRIMNETRAPCWSPDPASSGACPVN, encoded by the coding sequence ATGAAGAAGAGCAGGTGGTTGTGGTTGGGTCTCTTGAGCACCCTGCTGGTGCTGTCCGGGGTGCTGGCGCAACAGACGGCATCGCTATTGTTTGTCTCGACCCAGTTCACCCCCATCGAGGAAGCCCAGCGCATGCGCCAGGTGATCCTGAAGGATTTCCAGGGGCGGGTGGAGTTCATCCCCGAGGACAACGCCCCCTTTACCAGCCGCATTCTCTCTGAAGTGCGGGCGGGCCGGGTGAATGTGGGCCTGGCCGGGGGCCTGCACGGCGACTTCCCGCCGCTGGTTGCCGCAGGTGCGCTGGATCCTGTGGACGATGTGCTGACCCAGCTCAAGGACCGCCGGTTCTCGCAATCGTTTGTGAACCTGGGCAAGATGGGCACGGGCAACCAGCTTTACATCCCCTGGATGCAGGCCACCTACATCATGGTGGCCAACCGGCAGGCCTTGCAGTATTTGCCGGCGGGCGCTAACGTCAACACCCTTACCTACACCCAGCTTAAGGCGTGGGCCGCCAACATCCAGCGGGCTACCGGTCGGCGCATGCTGGGCTTCCCGGCAGGCCCCAGGGGCCTGATGCACCGCTTCACGCAGGGATATCTGTATCCCTCCTACACCAAGAGCGCGGTCACCAAGTTTAGAAGCGATGAGGCCGAAAGCATGTGGCTCGAGTTCAAGAGCCTCTGGCAGCACGTAAACCCGCAGTCCACCAGCTACGACTTTATGCAGGAGCCCCTCCTGGCCGGCGAGGTCTGGATTGCCTGGGATCACATCGCCCGCTTGCGCGATGCGCTCAACCAAAAACCAGGCGACTTTGTGGCCTTCCCGGCCCCCATCGGGCCTTATGGCCGGGGCTTCATGCCGGTGCTGGCCGGGCTGGCCATCCCCAAGGGCAGCCCCAGCCGGGCCGCGGCGGTGGCGGCCATCGAGTACCTGACCCGCCCCGAGGTGCAGATCACCACCCTGGTACAAAACGGCTTTTTCCCGGTCATCCAGGTGCGCCTGCCCGACAACCTGCCCCAGGGCATCCGCATGGGGGCCGATGCCATCGCGCGGCAGGCCCAGAGCAACGTGGCCCTGCCCAGCCTGTTGCCGGTGGGCCTGGGCGCCAGAGGCGGCGAGTACAACAAGGTCTTCCAGGACACCTTTGCCCGTATCGTGCTGCGCAACGAAGATGTTCGCCGGGTGCTCGATAGCGAAGCCGCCAACCTGCGCCGCATCATGAACGAAACCCGGGCGCCCTGCTGGTCGCCCGACCCAGCCAGCAGCGGGGCCTGCCCGGTGAACTAA
- a CDS encoding carbohydrate ABC transporter permease yields MRSERYIPYVLILPSVLFLLFLFAWPLLEALLLSVRGSGGQWTLENFQRMAADLYFKDAVKYTLLLTVVIVPLQVVMALGMAMLLGGISKGRDLFLYVWTIPLGISDLAAGIVWLAIFTERGYLNSFLQGIGVIQQPQLWLSYETPWMIFLAVVAAEVWRATAIVFVILVAGLQLIPKEYGEAAEVFGARPWQRFWKVTLPLLMPSLQVALILRTILALEVFAVVVALGGRNLPVLAGEAYYWYNAYQNPGVAAAYAVIILGISVVATILYLRLMRSKQEGAA; encoded by the coding sequence ATGCGTAGTGAACGGTACATACCCTACGTACTCATTTTGCCGAGCGTGCTGTTTTTGTTGTTCCTGTTCGCTTGGCCGCTCCTGGAGGCCCTGCTCTTGTCGGTGCGGGGCAGCGGGGGGCAGTGGACGCTCGAGAACTTCCAGCGCATGGCCGCCGACCTCTACTTCAAGGATGCCGTCAAATACACCTTGCTGCTGACCGTGGTGATTGTGCCCTTGCAGGTGGTGATGGCCCTGGGGATGGCCATGTTGCTGGGGGGCATCTCCAAAGGCAGGGACCTGTTCTTGTATGTATGGACCATCCCGCTGGGCATTTCCGATCTGGCAGCCGGTATTGTGTGGCTGGCCATTTTTACCGAGCGGGGTTACCTCAACAGCTTTTTGCAGGGCATCGGGGTAATTCAACAGCCACAGCTCTGGCTTAGCTACGAGACCCCCTGGATGATTTTCCTGGCGGTGGTGGCGGCCGAAGTCTGGCGGGCGACGGCCATTGTGTTTGTGATTCTGGTGGCGGGCCTGCAACTGATTCCCAAGGAATACGGCGAGGCCGCCGAGGTGTTTGGCGCCAGGCCCTGGCAACGCTTCTGGAAAGTCACTCTGCCGCTGCTGATGCCGAGCCTGCAGGTAGCCCTGATTCTGCGCACCATTCTGGCCCTCGAGGTCTTTGCGGTGGTGGTCGCCCTGGGCGGGCGCAACCTGCCGGTGCTGGCTGGCGAAGCCTACTACTGGTACAACGCCTATCAAAATCCGGGGGTGGCGGCGGCCTATGCGGTCATAATTCTGGGGATCTCGGTGGTCGCCACCATACTTTATTTGCGACTGATGCGCTCCAAGCAGGAGGGGGCCGCATGA
- a CDS encoding carbohydrate ABC transporter permease, producing the protein MNLRWLYLFLAIVLVLWVLIPIFLIATLAFSDRPSVFAWPKGLLPLQFSLETISFFFGVEGVWKAIRNSLTVAAMTLVFSVLLGAPAGYALARYRFAGADAYRLLILMTRAFPLAILAIPLAVQFIQVGIYDTAFGVALVHTALALPFAVLVTSSLFLGIPKELEEAAWTLGCNRIQAFLRVVLPLALPGLAATAIFAFVISWNEVFAATLLTLRERTLPAFLLTSLNDSPLPFRFAGGFFLIVPALIFIFIIRRYLFTLWGIANR; encoded by the coding sequence ATGAACCTGCGTTGGCTCTATCTGTTTTTGGCGATCGTGCTGGTATTGTGGGTACTGATTCCCATCTTTCTGATCGCCACCCTGGCTTTTAGCGACCGCCCTTCGGTCTTTGCCTGGCCCAAGGGCCTCTTGCCGCTGCAGTTTTCCCTGGAGACCATCTCCTTCTTTTTTGGGGTGGAGGGGGTCTGGAAAGCCATCCGCAACAGCCTGACCGTGGCCGCCATGACCCTGGTTTTCTCGGTGCTGCTGGGGGCCCCGGCGGGCTATGCCCTGGCCCGCTACCGTTTTGCAGGCGCCGACGCCTACCGCCTGCTGATTCTGATGACGCGGGCTTTTCCCCTGGCCATTCTGGCCATCCCGCTGGCAGTGCAGTTCATCCAGGTGGGCATCTACGACACCGCCTTTGGGGTGGCGCTGGTGCACACCGCGCTGGCCCTGCCCTTTGCGGTGCTGGTGACCAGCAGCCTGTTTCTGGGCATCCCCAAGGAACTGGAAGAGGCGGCCTGGACCCTGGGCTGTAACCGCATCCAGGCCTTCCTTCGGGTGGTGCTGCCGCTGGCCCTGCCCGGACTGGCAGCCACCGCCATTTTTGCCTTTGTGATCTCGTGGAATGAGGTCTTTGCCGCTACCCTGCTCACCCTGCGCGAGCGCACCCTACCGGCTTTCTTGCTGACCTCGCTCAACGACTCTCCCCTGCCCTTCCGCTTTGCCGGGGGCTTCTTCCTGATTGTGCCGGCCTTGATCTTCATCTTCATCATCCGGCGCTACCTGTTTACCCTGTGGGGCATCGCCAACCGGTGA
- a CDS encoding ABC transporter ATP-binding protein — protein MASIRVENIEKTFGKFKALNGVSLEVRDQEFVVLLGPSGCGKTTLLRIIAGLEQAEKGQVWIGDRDVSQLPPRARKIAMVFQNYAVFPHLTVFENIAFGLRMQKAAPEKLKANVERAANLMHIENLLERYPAQLSGGQRQRVAVARALAVEPEVLLMDEPLSNLDALLRLEMRAELKRLLAESRTTTLYVTHDQVEAMSLADRIAVMNTGYVVQYDEPMKVYQEPANTFVGGFIGSPPMNFLKLPVEGRQARIDSLSLDLPMAAPGLEVLLGVRPEDLEAFTVQQPQSFPAEVLVVEPLGPHLLLTLRFGPQHLKATVPPDFAVRAGQTIWLKPQPDRLRWLDPSSGQALEAR, from the coding sequence ATGGCTTCGATCCGAGTGGAAAACATCGAGAAAACCTTTGGCAAGTTCAAGGCTCTGAACGGGGTTTCGCTCGAGGTGCGCGACCAGGAATTTGTGGTGTTGCTGGGGCCCTCGGGCTGTGGCAAGACCACCCTGCTGCGCATTATTGCGGGCCTCGAGCAGGCCGAAAAGGGGCAGGTCTGGATTGGCGACCGCGATGTGAGCCAGCTGCCCCCCCGCGCGCGCAAGATTGCCATGGTTTTCCAGAACTACGCGGTTTTTCCCCACCTCACGGTATTTGAGAACATCGCCTTTGGCCTGCGCATGCAGAAGGCCGCGCCGGAGAAACTCAAGGCCAACGTGGAGCGAGCCGCCAACCTGATGCATATCGAGAACCTGCTCGAGCGCTACCCGGCCCAGCTCTCGGGCGGGCAGCGCCAGCGGGTGGCGGTGGCCCGGGCCCTGGCGGTCGAACCCGAGGTGCTCTTGATGGACGAGCCCCTCTCCAACCTGGACGCCCTCTTGCGCCTGGAGATGCGGGCCGAACTCAAGCGTCTTTTGGCCGAGAGCCGCACCACCACCCTGTACGTCACCCACGACCAGGTAGAGGCCATGAGCCTGGCCGACCGCATCGCGGTGATGAACACCGGCTACGTGGTGCAGTACGACGAACCCATGAAGGTCTATCAGGAGCCGGCCAATACCTTTGTGGGCGGCTTTATCGGCAGTCCGCCCATGAACTTCTTGAAACTTCCGGTGGAGGGCCGGCAGGCCCGGATCGACTCGCTCAGCCTGGACTTGCCCATGGCGGCCCCCGGCCTGGAGGTTTTGCTGGGGGTACGGCCCGAGGATCTGGAAGCCTTTACCGTTCAGCAGCCGCAAAGCTTCCCCGCCGAGGTGCTGGTGGTGGAGCCCCTGGGGCCCCACCTCCTGCTAACCCTGCGCTTTGGCCCGCAGCACCTCAAAGCCACCGTACCCCCCGACTTTGCAGTCAGGGCGGGGCAAACCATCTGGCTTAAGCCCCAGCCGGATCGCCTGCGCTGGCTGGACCCCAGCAGTGGACAGGCCCTCGAGGCGAGGTAA
- a CDS encoding trehalase family glycosidase: MPVQESLTEEARRILRANDRGGFTIPTAGLYPFQWLWDAGFTALGWMQFDEGRAWQELETLFLGQWPNGMLPHIVFHRPEPTYFPGPERWGVARTPPTSAITQPPVIATFVRWMLEQAQDQALAEAKACSLYPRMLAYHRWFKRERDPENTGLISVLHPWETGADNSPAWDEALARVEVDPALPPYTRRDTAHVDPSQRPHQSEYDRFLTLLEVYKRAGFDQLRLLRECPFRVASLLIDCVLHRANRDLLWLSRRLGFADEAEIEGWLEASQRGIESLWDEEAGLYFNRDLRSGAAIRVGVSASFLPLYAGTASPQRALRLLHTLEGWARQVRYLVPSTDPYSPRFEPQRYWRGPVWAVVNYLIALGFAEYGYPEMALRIRQDTLKLCEMTGFSEYFHPLTGQGLGGSAFSWTAAIYLAWGQAEGPVR, encoded by the coding sequence ATGCCGGTTCAGGAATCGCTTACCGAGGAAGCCCGGCGCATCCTGCGGGCCAACGACCGGGGGGGCTTCACCATCCCCACCGCCGGGCTATATCCCTTTCAATGGCTGTGGGATGCGGGCTTTACCGCCCTGGGCTGGATGCAGTTTGATGAAGGGCGGGCCTGGCAGGAGCTCGAGACCCTTTTCCTGGGGCAGTGGCCGAACGGGATGCTGCCTCACATCGTCTTCCACCGGCCCGAGCCCACCTACTTTCCCGGCCCCGAGCGCTGGGGGGTGGCCCGCACCCCGCCCACCTCGGCCATCACCCAGCCGCCGGTTATCGCGACCTTTGTGCGCTGGATGCTCGAGCAGGCCCAGGATCAGGCCCTGGCCGAGGCCAAAGCCTGCAGCCTGTATCCCAGGATGCTGGCCTACCACCGCTGGTTCAAGCGCGAGCGTGACCCGGAGAATACCGGCCTCATCAGCGTGCTGCACCCCTGGGAGACCGGGGCCGACAACAGCCCGGCCTGGGACGAAGCCCTGGCCCGGGTCGAGGTAGACCCGGCCCTGCCGCCCTATACCCGCCGCGATACCGCCCATGTGGACCCCAGCCAGCGCCCCCACCAGAGCGAGTACGACCGTTTTTTGACCCTGCTCGAGGTCTACAAGCGGGCCGGCTTCGACCAGCTTCGCCTGCTCCGCGAATGTCCTTTCCGGGTAGCGAGCCTCTTGATTGACTGCGTGCTGCACCGGGCCAACCGCGATCTGCTGTGGCTTTCGCGCCGGTTGGGCTTCGCCGACGAGGCCGAAATTGAGGGGTGGCTCGAGGCCAGCCAGCGGGGCATCGAAAGCCTGTGGGACGAGGAAGCTGGGCTTTATTTCAACCGCGACCTCCGTAGCGGTGCGGCCATCCGGGTTGGGGTTTCGGCCTCTTTCCTGCCCCTCTACGCCGGAACGGCCAGCCCACAAAGGGCCCTGCGCCTGCTGCACACCCTGGAGGGGTGGGCCCGGCAGGTGCGCTACCTTGTTCCCAGCACCGACCCCTATAGCCCCCGCTTCGAGCCCCAGCGCTACTGGCGCGGCCCGGTCTGGGCAGTGGTGAACTATCTGATTGCCCTGGGTTTTGCCGAGTACGGCTACCCCGAGATGGCCCTTCGCATCCGCCAGGACACCCTGAAGTTGTGCGAGATGACCGGTTTCAGCGAGTACTTTCACCCGCTCACCGGGCAAGGCTTGGGGGGGAGTGCCTTCTCCTGGACAGCGGCCATCTACCTGGCCTGGGGTCAGGCCGAAGGCCCCGTGCGCTGA